A window of Sphingomonas adhaesiva contains these coding sequences:
- a CDS encoding zinc ribbon domain-containing protein, with amino-acid sequence MLPRTSSLWRRDSHPTASGKPGAVQTACPHGPEVTPFWAKQRPKYLLTGKVTCGVCGSNYGKVGKLRSGCHARSNYGEAGCSNNLTIRIGELEEQVLAALKDDMLRPDVIEAFVAEYVAESNRLARERDRDGAAHR; translated from the coding sequence ATGCTGCCGCGGACATCATCCCTATGGCGGCGTGACTCACATCCAACGGCCTCCGGCAAACCCGGCGCGGTTCAGACCGCATGCCCGCACGGCCCCGAGGTAACGCCGTTCTGGGCGAAGCAGCGCCCCAAATATCTGCTGACCGGCAAGGTCACCTGCGGGGTGTGTGGCTCGAACTATGGCAAGGTCGGCAAGCTGCGCTCGGGCTGCCACGCGCGCAGCAACTACGGCGAGGCCGGGTGCAGCAACAATCTCACAATCCGCATCGGCGAGCTCGAGGAGCAGGTGCTCGCGGCGCTGAAGGACGACATGCTCCGGCCCGACGTCATCGAGGCGTTCGTCGCGGAATATGTGGCTGAGAGTAACCGGCTGGCCCGTGAGCGCGACCGTGATGGCGCGGCGCACCGCTAG
- a CDS encoding IS3 family transposase (programmed frameshift), with the protein MTSKTTNKFSPEVRARAVRMVLDHEKDHASRWAAVVSIAAKIGCAGQTLHEWVKKAEVDSGMRAGVPSDVVDRMKALERENRELRQANEILRKASAYFCDGGARPPSEVMVSFIDAHREVYGVEPICRVLPIAPSTYHAHVASRIEPTRRSARAQRDDALGPEVRRAFEQNFRVYGVRKVWRQLRREGFDVARCTVARLMRAMGLAGVIRGKPVRTTVSDRTAPCPLDRVNRQFRAPAPNMLWVSDFTYVATWAGFVYVAFVIDTYARRIVGWRASRSAHAGFVLDALEQALHDRRPMRGGGLVHHSDRGSQYVSIKYTERLAEAGIEPSVGSVGDSYDNALAETINGLYKAEVIHHRGPWRSFEAVEYATLEWVDWFNHRRLLEPIGNIPPAEAEEQYYAAADIIPMAA; encoded by the exons ATGACGAGCAAGACGACGAACAAGTTTTCTCCTGAGGTGCGCGCGCGTGCGGTGCGGATGGTGCTGGACCATGAGAAGGATCACGCGTCGCGTTGGGCCGCGGTGGTGTCGATCGCGGCGAAGATCGGGTGTGCGGGGCAGACGCTGCACGAGTGGGTAAAGAAGGCCGAGGTCGATAGCGGGATGCGCGCCGGGGTGCCGAGCGACGTCGTCGACCGAATGAAGGCACTGGAGCGGGAGAACCGCGAACTGCGCCAAGCCAACGAGATCCTGCGCAAGGCGTCGGCGTATT TTTGCGATGGCGGAGCTCGACCGCCGAGCGAAGTGATGGTGTCGTTCATCGACGCGCATCGCGAGGTGTACGGGGTCGAGCCGATCTGCCGGGTCCTGCCGATCGCCCCATCCACCTACCATGCCCATGTAGCGAGCAGGATTGAGCCGACCAGAAGGTCGGCTCGGGCTCAGCGTGACGATGCGCTTGGGCCGGAGGTGCGCCGCGCGTTCGAGCAGAACTTTCGCGTCTACGGCGTGCGCAAGGTCTGGCGGCAGCTGCGGCGCGAAGGGTTCGACGTCGCCCGCTGCACCGTTGCCCGCCTGATGCGGGCGATGGGTCTGGCCGGCGTGATCCGCGGCAAGCCGGTCCGCACCACCGTCAGCGACCGGACGGCGCCATGCCCGCTAGACCGGGTCAACCGGCAGTTCCGTGCACCGGCGCCGAACATGCTCTGGGTGTCGGACTTCACCTACGTCGCGACTTGGGCGGGCTTTGTCTACGTCGCCTTCGTCATCGACACCTACGCTCGCCGGATCGTTGGCTGGCGCGCCAGCCGGAGCGCACATGCCGGCTTCGTCCTGGATGCGCTCGAGCAGGCGCTACATGACCGACGACCGATGCGGGGTGGCGGCCTCGTCCACCATTCCGACCGCGGCAGCCAGTACGTGTCCATCAAGTACACCGAGCGCCTGGCCGAAGCGGGCATCGAGCCGTCGGTCGGAAGCGTCGGCGACAGCTACGACAACGCTTTGGCGGAAACCATCAACGGCCTCTACAAGGCCGAGGTGATCCACCACCGCGGCCCTTGGCGCAGCTTCGAGGCGGTCGAGTACGCCACGCTGGAATGGGTGGACTGGTTCAATCATCGCCGGCTGCTCGAGCCTATCGGCAACATCCCGCCCGCCGAAGCCGAAGAGCAATACTATGCTGCCGCGGACATCATCCCTATGGCGGCGTGA
- a CDS encoding papain-like cysteine protease family protein yields the protein MALLRADRIRIPVERRAVVARAAGAYRYVSQTENNWCWAACGEMLMQAHGINETQCSLASQKFKLACCPSPGAPHGCDKVAWPDQVYPPRLPTFPVDGQITETRLIQELAAGKPVQVCYRWKGSSSTHVALVIAQLAQGRYGVLDPDKKVAQATYRFQDLATAHGEGDWIMTFTF from the coding sequence ATGGCGCTGCTGCGGGCTGACCGCATCCGGATCCCCGTCGAGCGCCGCGCGGTCGTCGCCCGCGCCGCCGGCGCCTACCGCTACGTGTCGCAGACGGAAAACAACTGGTGCTGGGCGGCCTGCGGCGAGATGCTCATGCAGGCCCACGGGATAAACGAGACGCAGTGTTCGCTCGCCTCGCAGAAGTTCAAGCTGGCCTGCTGCCCCAGTCCCGGCGCACCGCACGGCTGCGACAAGGTTGCGTGGCCGGACCAAGTGTATCCACCGCGTCTGCCGACCTTTCCGGTCGACGGACAGATAACTGAAACGAGGCTGATCCAAGAGCTGGCCGCCGGGAAGCCGGTTCAGGTCTGCTACCGTTGGAAGGGATCGTCCTCGACGCACGTGGCCCTCGTCATCGCGCAGCTCGCGCAGGGCCGCTACGGCGTGCTCGATCCAGACAAGAAGGTCGCCCAAGCCACGTACCGGTTCCAGGATCTCGCGACCGCGCACGGCGAGGGGGACTGGATCATGACGTTCACCTTCTGA
- a CDS encoding glycoside hydrolase family 75 protein — MQLDFEEAEDFRGIRILRQVDYLAYAYETSHAAADADGAPNAYHPDDLGKNCRRDAHVGLDCLGNAGYPNSGWWRDVLVPDPADSSTAYVQPDGATAGFFVAATALRRPGGRKTDPTTFVDATSVPYVVNPSGISALPHIGRPGDVGFATHLASGRTTAFIIGDAGGGDDARLGEGSIALFAALGFPGANPRTGAGLPRDKVQYIVFPDSRRPGVAIWPRSNADIAAQVAGLLRDTPGIS, encoded by the coding sequence ATGCAGCTTGACTTCGAAGAGGCCGAGGACTTCCGCGGAATACGGATACTCAGGCAGGTCGACTACCTAGCCTATGCCTACGAAACATCCCACGCAGCCGCGGACGCGGACGGCGCACCGAACGCCTATCATCCGGACGACCTCGGCAAAAACTGCCGACGCGACGCCCATGTCGGCCTCGACTGCCTCGGCAACGCCGGATATCCGAACAGCGGCTGGTGGAGGGACGTGCTCGTGCCGGATCCGGCCGACTCTTCGACCGCCTACGTGCAGCCCGACGGAGCCACCGCGGGCTTCTTCGTGGCGGCGACCGCGCTTAGGCGTCCCGGCGGCAGGAAGACGGATCCGACCACGTTCGTCGATGCGACCAGCGTTCCCTACGTGGTCAATCCATCCGGAATAAGCGCGCTGCCGCACATCGGCAGACCCGGGGACGTCGGCTTCGCCACGCACTTGGCGTCGGGACGGACGACCGCGTTCATCATCGGCGACGCCGGCGGGGGTGACGACGCGCGGCTCGGTGAGGGCTCGATCGCGCTGTTCGCGGCGCTCGGCTTCCCCGGCGCCAATCCCCGCACCGGGGCCGGCCTGCCACGCGACAAGGTGCAGTACATCGTCTTCCCGGACAGCCGGCGACCGGGCGTGGCCATCTGGCCGCGGAGCAACGCCGACATCGCGGCGCAGGTGGCCGGCCTCCTGCGCGACACGCCGGGGATCAGCTGA